The DNA region AATAGCGCATAGACATACTCCTTTCCGGCGGCAATAACGATGAGTTTATACTATATGTTCCGGATTTATCGAGAAAAACCTTCTAGCGTATAAAATGAGATGGATCTTTGTAAAAATAATTCGATCTAGAAGTTGACAAAAATGATGGATCGTGGAATAATATGAATCAATATGATAAACCTATGAGCAAGAAGAGTAAGAATCATTGGTTGTACTCAGAGAGTCGCTAGCTGGTGAGAATGCGATTGCAAAGATGATTCCGAATGGACTTGCGAGGGAGGCCCGAAATCGAAAGAGAGTAGGCGTCTACGGGGGCCCTGCCCGTTAGCAGCTGGGTGCATATGTTAGTATGCAAAACGAGAGGACGATTTATCGTCAATTTGGGTGGTACCGCAGAAGCTTAGAGCTTTTGTCCCTTTTTAGGGGACAAAGGCTCTTTTATTTTTGCCGATTATGAGAAAAAGGAGAATGAAGAACATGAGTAAAGGAAGATTTGGGCTTCACGGAGGGCAATATTTGCCGGAGACGCTGATGAATGCAGTACTGGAACTAGAGGCGGCTTATAAACACTATAAAGAGGATCCGGAATTTGTCGCGGAACTGACAGAGTTGTTTAACGATTATGCAGGACGCCCATCGCGCCTGTATTATGCAGCGAAGATGACTCGAGATTTAGGGGGGGCTAAAATTTATCTCAAACGAGAAGATCTGAATCATACAGGGTCTCATAAAATTAACAATGTGTTGGGACAGGTTCTTTTGGCCAAACGCATGGGGAAAAAACGGGTTATTGCCGAGACCGGCGCAGGGCAGCATGGCGTGGCGACAGCCACGGCGGCAGCCTTAATGGGGCTGGAATGTGAGATCTATATGGGCAAAGAAGATACCGAACGACAGGTGCTTAACGTATATCGCATGGAGCTTTTGGGTGCTAAGGTTCATGAGGTGACAAGCGGTACGCAGACTTTAAAAGACGCCGTCAACGAAACATTACGAGAATGGACAAATCGGGTAGAGGATACGCATTATGTGATGGGATCGGTCTTGGGACCGCATCCTTTCCCGACCATTGTGAGAGACTTTCAAAGCATCATCGGCCGTGAGGTCAAGGCGCAGATGCTGGAGAAAGAAGGCAAGCTTCCGGATGCGGTGCTGGCTTGTGTGGGCGGCGGCAGTAATGCGATGGGTTTATTTTATGATTTTATTGAAGATAAGGATGTGCGTTTGATTGGCTGTGAAGCGGCCGGGCGAGGCGTAGATACGGCGGAAACCGCAGCGACGATGGCTACCGGGTCTGTCGGCATTTTCCACGGGATGAAATCGTATTTTTGCCAGGACGAGTACGGGCAGATTGCGCCGGTTTATTCGATTTCCGCTGGCCTTGATTATCCCGGCGTAGGACCGGAACATTCGCATCTGAAGGATTTAGGGCGGGCGGAATATGTGCCGGTGACTGACGATGAAGCAGTAGAAGCCTTTGAATATCTGTCTCGCACGGAGGGAATTATTCCAGCGATTGAGAGCTCTCATGCTGTAGCGTACGCTATGAAACTGGCGCCGACGCTGACTAAAGACAAAACCGTGGTGATTTGCCTTTCCGGGAGAGGCGATAAAGATGTGGCCGCCATTGCACGTTATAAGGGGGTAGAAATTTATGAATAAGTTAAATCAGGCCTTTGCCAAGGGAAAAGCCTTTATTCCTTTTGTTACCGCAGGCGATCCGTCGCTGGAGGTGACGGAACAGCTTGTATTGCAGATGGCGGCAGCGGGAGCGGATCTAATTGAATTGGGGATTCCCTTTTCCGACCCTGTCGCCGAAGGGCCGATCATTCA from Anaeromusa acidaminophila DSM 3853 includes:
- the trpB gene encoding tryptophan synthase subunit beta; its protein translation is MSKGRFGLHGGQYLPETLMNAVLELEAAYKHYKEDPEFVAELTELFNDYAGRPSRLYYAAKMTRDLGGAKIYLKREDLNHTGSHKINNVLGQVLLAKRMGKKRVIAETGAGQHGVATATAAALMGLECEIYMGKEDTERQVLNVYRMELLGAKVHEVTSGTQTLKDAVNETLREWTNRVEDTHYVMGSVLGPHPFPTIVRDFQSIIGREVKAQMLEKEGKLPDAVLACVGGGSNAMGLFYDFIEDKDVRLIGCEAAGRGVDTAETAATMATGSVGIFHGMKSYFCQDEYGQIAPVYSISAGLDYPGVGPEHSHLKDLGRAEYVPVTDDEAVEAFEYLSRTEGIIPAIESSHAVAYAMKLAPTLTKDKTVVICLSGRGDKDVAAIARYKGVEIYE